A region from the Desulfitobacterium dehalogenans ATCC 51507 genome encodes:
- a CDS encoding FadR/GntR family transcriptional regulator encodes MDLKPIKTKKIYEEIIEQIRVLVVKGDLKPGDRLPSERDLAVRLNVSRASVREALSALEMMGLLEIRSGEGTYIKKINLDSIVTPLTWVLSMEKDTILELLEVRKMLEGQTVALAAKRAASDDLSELEEALKAMYDDVQTGQLGEEADLRFHYAIARASKNKILLRLMNAISDTMHQSLKASRVRLYEEHATPEILYKEHVLIVDAIRIKNDEQARHYMLEHLAGVEERLLSYYSSNNV; translated from the coding sequence ATGGATTTAAAACCAATCAAAACGAAGAAAATATACGAAGAAATCATCGAGCAGATAAGGGTTTTGGTGGTTAAAGGGGATCTAAAACCGGGGGATCGTTTGCCATCTGAGCGGGATTTGGCAGTTCGCCTTAATGTCAGTCGTGCTTCTGTTCGAGAAGCCCTTAGTGCACTGGAAATGATGGGGCTTTTGGAGATTCGCAGTGGAGAAGGAACCTATATTAAGAAAATCAATTTAGATTCTATTGTGACACCTTTAACATGGGTTTTGAGTATGGAGAAAGATACTATTCTGGAATTACTGGAAGTTCGAAAAATGTTGGAGGGCCAAACCGTGGCTTTAGCTGCCAAAAGAGCAGCTTCTGACGATCTGAGTGAGTTGGAAGAGGCCCTGAAAGCTATGTATGACGATGTACAAACCGGTCAATTGGGGGAAGAAGCGGATCTGCGTTTTCATTACGCCATAGCCAGAGCCAGCAAAAATAAAATCCTGCTCCGACTTATGAATGCTATATCAGATACCATGCATCAATCCTTAAAAGCCAGTCGGGTGCGCCTTTATGAAGAGCATGCTACACCTGAAATCTTATATAAGGAACATGTTCTCATCGTAGATGCTATTCGGATAAAGAATGATGAACAAGCTCGTCATTATATGCTGGAGCATTTGGCGGGGGTTGAAGAACGGCTCTTGAGCTATTACTCCAGTAATAATGTCTAG
- a CDS encoding FadR/GntR family transcriptional regulator, translating to MELKPIKTRKIYEEIVEQIRELVARGELKPGDRLPSERDLVERLKVSRASIREALSALELMGLLEVRSGEGTFVRKLRSESVVAPLAWMLTMEKGTVLELLEIRKILEVQAVGMAAERAEGEDLRELSAALERLQDDLNSPTSDGSSDHRFHYAITRATKNKIMIRLMDTISDLMKYSLKTSRSKLYEGKYTPALLFQEHKKIYEAIMAKDIQGAKDFMLAHLTGVEEEILKGFDEENNAAKSIN from the coding sequence TTGGAGCTTAAACCGATTAAGACACGTAAAATTTATGAAGAAATCGTGGAGCAAATTCGTGAACTGGTGGCTCGTGGAGAGCTTAAACCCGGCGATCGATTGCCTTCAGAGCGAGATCTGGTGGAGCGATTAAAGGTGAGTCGCGCTTCGATTCGGGAAGCCCTAAGTGCATTAGAATTGATGGGCTTGCTTGAAGTGCGTAGCGGTGAGGGAACTTTCGTCCGCAAATTGCGTTCCGAATCGGTGGTTGCGCCTTTAGCATGGATGCTCACCATGGAGAAGGGGACAGTGCTCGAATTGCTGGAGATTCGTAAGATTCTTGAGGTTCAAGCTGTAGGGATGGCTGCTGAGCGTGCCGAGGGAGAGGATTTAAGAGAATTATCCGCGGCATTAGAGCGGTTACAAGACGATTTAAACAGTCCAACCTCCGATGGCTCCTCGGACCATCGATTTCATTATGCTATTACACGTGCAACAAAGAATAAGATTATGATCCGGCTTATGGACACCATATCGGATCTTATGAAATACAGTCTTAAGACGAGTCGTTCGAAGCTGTATGAAGGAAAATATACACCTGCTCTTCTTTTTCAAGAGCATAAAAAGATTTATGAAGCTATTATGGCAAAGGATATACAAGGAGCAAAGGACTTTATGCTCGCCCACCTTACTGGGGTCGAGGAAGAAATCTTAAAAGGCTTTGATGAAGAAAATAATGCAGCAAAATCTATAAATTGA
- a CDS encoding NAD(P)/FAD-dependent oxidoreductase, giving the protein MKEERVIVVGAGAAGLMAAGQAALKGAEVLLIEKKERPGRKIAISGKGRCNLTNAENVGDFIRNYPGNGRFLHGILREFDNVRLRDFFSHYGVETKIERGGRVFPISDDAEQIVEALLKYNMDAGVELATGQTVEEILLREEKVWGVRLGNGKILEGKSVIICTGGGSYPATGSTGDGYKMAHKLGHKVIPPRPSLVPLRTHEDWVTQVQGLSLRNVEAALWYSGKKQQTEFGEMLFTHFGVSGPIILTLSRWAGEVLARGEKVHLTINLKPALTAEQLDQRVQRDFKKYLNKQFKNSLDEILPKSLIPIIIQLSKIPPERVVNSINREERKYLVHLLQELPLSIKETLPLAAAIVTAGGVDVKEIDPKTMASKKVKGLYWAGEVVDVDGVTGGYNLQAAFAMGYRAGRGAGEYALIND; this is encoded by the coding sequence ATGAAAGAAGAACGTGTTATTGTGGTCGGAGCAGGAGCAGCCGGACTTATGGCTGCGGGGCAAGCTGCCTTAAAGGGGGCTGAAGTTCTGCTCATCGAAAAGAAAGAACGCCCTGGACGGAAAATCGCCATTTCGGGTAAAGGACGTTGCAACCTAACCAATGCCGAGAATGTGGGAGATTTTATCCGGAATTACCCAGGCAATGGGCGTTTTCTCCATGGGATCTTAAGAGAATTTGATAATGTAAGACTTCGCGACTTCTTCTCCCATTATGGTGTTGAGACCAAAATAGAACGGGGAGGGCGAGTATTCCCTATCTCTGATGATGCCGAGCAAATCGTTGAGGCCTTGCTCAAGTATAATATGGATGCGGGAGTGGAGTTGGCTACCGGACAAACGGTGGAAGAGATACTTCTTCGTGAAGAGAAGGTCTGGGGTGTGCGTTTAGGCAATGGAAAAATCCTTGAAGGAAAGTCGGTGATCATCTGTACGGGGGGCGGTTCTTATCCAGCTACAGGCTCCACAGGAGATGGCTACAAGATGGCTCATAAGCTAGGCCATAAGGTTATCCCCCCGCGGCCATCTCTTGTTCCGTTGAGAACTCACGAAGACTGGGTGACTCAGGTTCAAGGGCTTTCCCTAAGGAATGTGGAAGCCGCTTTGTGGTATAGCGGGAAAAAGCAGCAAACAGAATTTGGAGAGATGCTTTTTACTCACTTCGGTGTCTCCGGCCCGATTATTCTTACTTTGAGCCGCTGGGCGGGAGAAGTATTGGCCCGCGGAGAAAAGGTTCACCTGACTATCAACCTCAAACCTGCCTTGACGGCAGAACAATTGGATCAGAGGGTACAAAGAGATTTTAAGAAATACTTAAATAAGCAATTCAAGAACTCACTGGATGAGATCCTCCCTAAAAGCTTGATTCCCATAATCATCCAATTGTCTAAAATCCCCCCTGAGAGAGTGGTCAATAGTATCAATAGGGAAGAAAGAAAATACCTGGTGCATTTGTTGCAAGAGCTCCCTTTATCCATCAAAGAGACCTTACCTCTAGCTGCAGCCATCGTGACGGCTGGAGGAGTGGATGTCAAAGAAATCGATCCGAAGACCATGGCTTCCAAAAAGGTCAAGGGTCTGTATTGGGCCGGAGAAGTAGTGGATGTGGATGGAGTGACAGGAGGCTATAATCTGCAAGCAGCTTTTGCCATGGGATACCGGGCTGGCCGAGGAGCGGGAGAATACGCTTTAATAAATGACTAG
- a CDS encoding 4Fe-4S dicluster domain-containing protein — protein sequence MLNTCQMIYHHKNCLNTKKPYAKPCRLCIEGCPHQAISEYREIDAKKCTECGVCMAVCPSDGFVDRSTDLLHTYIEEGEEITLNCPQAAPLGFEIPCLGIIDGDLWLTLMHAAKEKKVIIHTGKCAECPDKRACALSVKSFKAIHEDWPDHPPIVIQVSPDQPEEAETPGIGQKSRAALPKKPAEKRGWKQKGWEKLESILPGLTADEAYPIPRTRQLLVRRMEGSPQDKIPIPALQVGNKCTNCGVCAAICPQTALAKRENGEELTLIYEPYKCVRCQRCVNICNPKALEFVQKQLSHRHYTGKILLHKGSPKHCTRCGKQVFDNSEPPMCVACASSSSDSIFNS from the coding sequence ATGCTAAACACATGTCAAATGATCTATCATCATAAGAATTGTTTAAATACAAAAAAACCCTATGCTAAGCCTTGTCGGTTATGTATAGAGGGTTGCCCTCATCAGGCTATTTCGGAATATCGCGAAATTGATGCCAAAAAGTGTACCGAATGTGGGGTGTGTATGGCCGTTTGTCCTAGCGATGGCTTTGTGGATCGTTCGACAGACCTCCTGCATACTTACATTGAGGAAGGTGAGGAGATTACTCTCAATTGTCCTCAGGCAGCACCTTTAGGATTTGAGATCCCCTGTTTGGGGATAATTGATGGTGATCTGTGGCTTACCCTAATGCACGCCGCGAAGGAGAAGAAGGTTATCATCCATACGGGGAAATGTGCAGAGTGCCCTGATAAAAGAGCCTGTGCTTTAAGTGTGAAGAGCTTCAAAGCCATCCATGAGGATTGGCCGGATCATCCCCCGATAGTCATCCAAGTAAGTCCTGACCAACCAGAAGAAGCTGAAACACCAGGAATTGGTCAAAAAAGCAGAGCTGCCCTACCCAAAAAGCCGGCGGAAAAAAGAGGGTGGAAGCAGAAAGGTTGGGAGAAGCTCGAAAGCATATTACCTGGGTTGACAGCTGATGAAGCCTACCCAATCCCCCGTACGCGCCAATTATTAGTAAGGCGGATGGAAGGAAGTCCCCAGGACAAGATCCCAATCCCTGCTTTGCAGGTGGGAAATAAATGTACTAACTGCGGGGTTTGTGCAGCCATCTGCCCCCAAACAGCACTTGCCAAGAGAGAAAATGGAGAGGAACTAACCCTTATTTATGAACCTTATAAATGCGTCCGCTGTCAGCGCTGTGTCAATATTTGCAACCCGAAGGCCCTGGAATTTGTGCAAAAGCAACTGTCTCATCGTCACTACACGGGTAAAATTCTTCTCCATAAAGGAAGTCCTAAGCATTGTACCCGTTGTGGTAAGCAAGTATTCGATAATTCTGAACCCCCGATGTGTGTCGCTTGCGCTTCTTCCTCAAGTGATAGCATCTTTAATTCTTAG
- a CDS encoding L-lactate permease, giving the protein MPWTQDYAALGGSLGLTALAVSIPIVFLFWALAVKGMKGYVAGLITLAITIVDVIIVYKMPVTLALSATAYGMIYGIWPIAWIVVTAVFLYNLTVVSGQFEVIKSSIASISDDRRIQALIVAFCFGAFLEGAAGFGAPVAITGAILIGLGFDPIKAAGLCLIANTAPVAFGAIGAPIITAGAVTGMGDFVISQAVGRQLPFLSVVIPFYLIVLMAGWKAAKEIWPVILVTGASFAIAQWWSANYLGAYLPDIISSLFSLIATTLFLKVWKPKTTWRFPHERNTKEPEYKKYSGGQIFKAWSPFLILTAMVTIWGTPAFKTFITKELGLILQFKWPGLDGLIYKAAPIVAKPTVYDAIFKWDFLSAGGTAILISAIISMFVLGIKPSVAGKVFIDTLKQLKFPVINISAVLGFAYLANYSGLSYTLGLVCASTGLLFPVLSPVLGWLGVFLTGSDTSANALFAKLQQVTAEQLNLNPVLTVAANSSGGVVGKMISPQSIAVAAAATSLVGRESELFKFTVKHSLIMLAAVIVIIVLQAYVVPGMIPVIADAAALLH; this is encoded by the coding sequence ATGCCATGGACACAGGATTACGCAGCACTTGGCGGTAGCCTTGGCTTAACTGCACTTGCTGTTTCAATTCCAATTGTATTTTTATTTTGGGCTTTAGCGGTAAAAGGAATGAAAGGGTATGTCGCAGGACTGATTACCCTTGCTATAACCATCGTGGACGTCATTATTGTTTATAAAATGCCGGTTACTCTGGCGCTTTCAGCGACTGCCTACGGTATGATTTATGGAATCTGGCCAATTGCCTGGATTGTTGTTACTGCAGTGTTCTTATATAATTTGACTGTAGTTTCGGGTCAATTTGAAGTTATTAAGAGTTCTATTGCCTCCATTTCCGATGACCGTCGTATTCAAGCTCTTATTGTAGCGTTCTGTTTTGGAGCGTTCTTAGAAGGTGCTGCAGGTTTCGGTGCACCCGTTGCTATTACCGGTGCTATTCTAATTGGTCTTGGCTTTGATCCTATTAAGGCGGCCGGACTTTGCTTGATTGCCAACACGGCTCCTGTTGCTTTCGGTGCTATCGGGGCCCCCATTATCACAGCGGGTGCTGTAACCGGTATGGGTGACTTTGTTATCTCCCAAGCGGTAGGTCGCCAGCTTCCTTTCCTCTCCGTCGTTATTCCTTTTTATCTCATTGTATTAATGGCTGGTTGGAAAGCCGCAAAAGAAATATGGCCAGTGATTCTTGTTACAGGTGCTTCCTTTGCAATAGCTCAATGGTGGTCTGCTAACTACTTGGGTGCATATCTTCCAGATATTATTTCTTCCTTATTCTCCTTGATTGCTACCACACTCTTCTTAAAAGTTTGGAAGCCAAAAACTACATGGCGTTTCCCTCATGAAAGAAACACCAAAGAACCAGAATACAAGAAGTATTCCGGTGGCCAAATCTTTAAAGCATGGTCTCCATTCCTTATCCTCACGGCTATGGTTACTATCTGGGGTACACCAGCGTTCAAAACATTTATCACCAAAGAATTAGGCCTTATTCTCCAATTCAAATGGCCTGGTCTTGATGGATTAATTTACAAAGCAGCTCCTATCGTTGCTAAACCTACTGTCTATGATGCAATCTTCAAATGGGACTTCTTATCTGCTGGTGGTACAGCAATTCTTATCTCTGCGATAATAAGTATGTTCGTTCTCGGAATCAAACCTTCTGTTGCAGGAAAAGTATTCATCGACACTTTGAAACAGCTCAAATTTCCTGTAATTAACATCTCTGCAGTACTTGGATTTGCTTATCTGGCAAACTATTCCGGTCTTTCCTATACATTAGGATTGGTTTGTGCATCCACTGGCCTGCTCTTCCCTGTTCTTTCCCCAGTATTAGGTTGGTTAGGTGTATTCCTCACCGGTTCCGATACATCGGCTAACGCTCTCTTTGCTAAATTACAACAAGTTACTGCTGAGCAACTTAATCTGAACCCAGTGCTCACCGTTGCAGCGAACAGCTCCGGTGGTGTAGTAGGTAAAATGATTTCTCCTCAATCCATTGCTGTTGCGGCTGCGGCTACGTCTCTAGTTGGTCGTGAGTCCGAGCTCTTCAAATTCACAGTGAAACACTCGCTGATTATGTTGGCAGCAGTCATTGTTATTATTGTTCTGCAAGCCTATGTGGTGCCTGGCATGATCCCTGTTATTGCTGATGCCGCCGCATTACTTCATTAA
- a CDS encoding L-lactate permease has protein sequence MPWTQNYSALGGSIALTALVVSIPIFFLLWALAIKRMKGHIAGISTLLITLVIVVLVYKMPISIALSASLYGILYGLWPISWIVVTAVFLYNLTVEAGQFDVIKGSISAISDDRRIQALLVAFCFGAFLEGAAGFGAPVAITASILIGLGFNPLYAAGICLIANTAPVAFGAIGAPIIAAGAVTGMGDFVISQAIGRQLPFLSVIIPIYLIVLMSGWKGAKEVLPAALVAGISFAIAQWWSSNHLGAYLPDIISSLFSLIALTLFLRVWKPKNNWRFPHEEGKEKNVVTQRFTAGQIIKAWSPFAILTVLVGIWGTPGFKNWATNAGLYINIQHWPGLDGLVYKAAPIVAKPTVYAAAYKWDWFSAAGTAILISAIISMFILGVSPGRAWKVFVKTIKQLIFAIINIAAVLGFAYLANYSGLSYTLGLLFASTGSLFPFLSPVLGWLAVFLTGSDTSANALFGKLQQVTAEQIGVNPVLTVAANSSGGVVGKMISPQSIAVAAAATSLVGRESELLRFTLKHSIVLLLVICIMITLQAYVVPGMIPVISAGP, from the coding sequence ATGCCTTGGACTCAAAACTATTCCGCATTAGGGGGAAGTATAGCACTTACTGCTTTAGTTGTTTCAATTCCTATCTTTTTCCTCCTATGGGCACTGGCCATTAAACGTATGAAAGGACATATTGCGGGTATATCGACTCTGCTCATTACCCTTGTCATAGTTGTCCTTGTCTACAAGATGCCTATCTCAATTGCTCTTTCGGCAAGCTTATATGGAATTCTTTATGGGTTATGGCCGATTTCCTGGATCGTGGTTACCGCTGTGTTCTTATATAATCTAACCGTTGAGGCCGGCCAATTCGATGTTATTAAAGGCTCCATTTCCGCAATTTCGGATGACCGGCGGATTCAAGCCTTGTTGGTGGCGTTCTGCTTTGGAGCTTTCTTAGAAGGAGCCGCCGGGTTCGGTGCCCCTGTGGCTATCACAGCCTCGATTCTGATCGGCTTAGGCTTTAATCCACTCTATGCGGCAGGGATTTGCTTAATTGCCAATACGGCACCCGTAGCCTTTGGTGCCATTGGAGCACCGATTATCGCAGCGGGTGCAGTCACCGGGATGGGGGACTTTGTCATTTCCCAGGCTATAGGACGTCAGCTTCCTTTCCTATCGGTGATCATCCCTATCTATCTAATTGTGCTCATGTCCGGTTGGAAAGGAGCCAAGGAGGTTCTTCCGGCAGCTCTTGTGGCAGGGATATCCTTCGCCATTGCCCAGTGGTGGTCTTCTAACCATCTGGGCGCCTATCTCCCGGATATTATCTCTTCTTTGTTTTCCTTGATTGCCCTGACCTTGTTCTTGCGTGTATGGAAACCTAAAAATAACTGGCGCTTTCCTCATGAAGAAGGTAAAGAAAAAAACGTGGTTACGCAAAGATTTACCGCAGGGCAAATTATTAAAGCCTGGTCGCCTTTTGCCATACTCACTGTCTTGGTCGGGATTTGGGGAACCCCTGGGTTCAAGAACTGGGCTACCAATGCAGGGCTTTATATCAATATACAGCATTGGCCGGGATTGGATGGGCTGGTCTATAAGGCGGCTCCCATTGTAGCCAAGCCGACCGTCTATGCGGCAGCTTATAAATGGGATTGGTTTTCTGCCGCTGGGACAGCCATTTTAATTTCCGCCATCATCTCCATGTTTATTCTCGGGGTTAGCCCGGGAAGAGCTTGGAAAGTCTTTGTCAAGACAATTAAGCAATTAATCTTTGCGATTATAAACATTGCCGCTGTTCTAGGGTTCGCATACTTAGCCAACTATTCAGGGCTGTCCTATACCCTGGGTCTGCTCTTTGCTTCGACAGGTTCTTTGTTCCCCTTCTTGTCTCCTGTATTAGGATGGCTGGCAGTGTTCCTTACCGGATCGGATACCTCTGCCAATGCTTTGTTTGGTAAATTGCAGCAGGTTACTGCCGAACAGATTGGGGTCAATCCGGTCTTAACCGTGGCGGCCAACAGCTCCGGCGGGGTTGTGGGCAAGATGATTTCTCCCCAATCCATTGCGGTAGCGGCGGCAGCCACATCCCTGGTGGGGAGGGAGTCGGAGCTTTTGCGGTTTACCCTGAAGCATTCCATAGTCCTTTTGCTGGTTATTTGTATCATGATTACCCTGCAGGCTTACGTGGTTCCGGGAATGATTCCCGTAATTTCAGCAGGACCATAA